From the Conger conger chromosome 14, fConCon1.1, whole genome shotgun sequence genome, one window contains:
- the pdzrn3b gene encoding E3 ubiquitin-protein ligase PDZRN3-B isoform X3 has protein sequence MALTKLPASTPPVDVLEQYLLPEEHSPGHEYFDPSDFLEGMQQDMEREELEYEEVDLYRVNIQDKLGLTVCYRTDDEDETGIYVSEIDPNSIAAKDGRIREGDRIIQINGIEVQNREEAVALLTSEENKNVCLLVARPEMQLDEGWMDDDRNDFLDDLHMDMLEQQHHQAMQFTASMLQQKKHEEDGGTTDTATLLSNHLEKDSGVGRTDESTRNDESSEQENLGDEHSASLGCGRKLAYSQDTLGSGRKLAYSQDTLGSGDLPFSGESFISADCADVDFLGIPADECERFRELLELKCQVKSAGGYCAVAGGDQEAGVDKELELLNEELRSIELECLNIVRAHRMQQLREQYRESWMLHNSGFRNYNTSIDARRHELSDITELPEKSDKDSSSAYNTGESCRSTPLTLELSPDNSLRRGDEGGPEGAGAAARLPKPLLSPVQEASPARPRPKEAELGPQPDGKECKQGEAGKKGSLSPHPRSPYKHAHIPAHAQHYQSYMQLIQQKSAVEYAQSQMSLVSMCRDPASPGDLEPKMEWKVKVRSDGTRYITKRPVRDKLLKERALRIREERSGMTTDDDAVSEMKMGRYWSKEERKQHVVRAKEQRQRREHMKQSRIDCLKEQSAAEDRREPNILELSHKKMMKKRNKKIFDNWMTIQELLTHGTKSPDGTRVYNSLLSVTTV, from the exons GAAGTGGATTTATACAGAGTAAATATCCAGGACAAGCTGGGACTGACAGTTTGTTACAGGACTGACGATGAAGATGAGACTGGGATTTATGTGAGCGAG aTTGACCCGAACAGCATTGCGGCGAAGGACGGTCGGATTAGAGAAGGAGACCGGATTATCCAG ATCAATGGCATCGAGGTGCAGAACCGGGAGGAGGCAGTGGCACTGCTGACCAGCGAGGAGAACAAGAACGTGTGCCTGCTCGTGGCTCGGCCGGAGATGCAG CTGGATGAGGGGTGGATGGACGATGACAGGAACGACTTTCTGGACGACCTCCACATGGACATGCTGGAGCAACAGCACCACCAGGCCATGCAGTTCACCGCCAGCATGCTGCAGCAG AAGAAGCACGAAGAAGACGGGGGCACCACGGACACGGCCACCCTCCTGTCCAACCATCTGGAGAAGGACAGCGGGGTGGGCCGGACGGACGAGAGCACGCGCAACGACGAGAGCTCGGAGCAGGAGAACCTGGGCGACGAGCACAGCGCCTCGCTGGGCTGCGGCAGGAAGCTGGCCTACAGCCAGGACACGCTGGGCAGCGGCAGGAAGCTGGCCTACAGTCAGGACACGCTGGGCAGCGGGGACCTGCCCTTCAGCGGCGAGTCCTTCATCTCCGCCGACTGCGCCGACGTCGACTTCCTGGGCATCCCGGCGGACGAGTGCGAGCGCTTCCGGGAGCTTCTGGAGCTCAAGTGCCAGGTGAAGAGCGCGGGCGGGTACTGCGCCGTCGCCGGCGGCGACCAGGAGGCCGGCGTGGACAAGGAGCTGGAGCTGCTGAACGAGGAGCTCCGCAGCATCGAGCTGGAGTGCCTGAACATCGTGCGGGCGCACCGCATGCAGCAGCTTCGCGAGCAGTACCGCGAGTCCTGGATGCTGCACAACAGCGGCTTCCGCAACTACAACACCAGCATCGACGCGCGCCGCCACGAGCTCTCCGACATCACCGAGCTGCCCGAGAAGTCGGACAAGGACAGCTCCAGCGCCTACAACACGGGCGAGAGCTGCCGCAGCACCCCGCTGACCCTCGAGCTGTCGCCCGACAACTCCCTGCGCCGCGGAGACGAGGGCGGGCCCGAGGGCGCGGGGGCCGCCGCCCGGCTCCCTAAACCGCTGCTGTCGCCCGTGCAGGAGGCCAGCCCCGCCAGGCCGCGGCCCAAGGAGGCCGAGCTCGGCCCCCAGCCGGACGGGAAGGAGTGCAAGCAGGGCGAGGCCGGCAAGAAGGGCTCTctgtccccccacccccgctcgCCCTACAAGCACGCGCACATCCCCGCCCACGCCCAGCACTACCAGAGCTACATGCAGCTGATACAGCAGAAGTCGGCGGTGGAGTACGCCCAGAGCCAGATGAGCCTGGTGAGCATGTGCCGGGACCCGGCGTCCCCCGGCGACCTGGAGCCCAAGATGGAGTGGAAGGTGAAGGTGCGGAGCGACGGCACGCGCTACATCACCAAGCGGCCCGTCCGCGACAAGCTGCTGAAGGAGCGCGCCCTGCGCATCCGCGAGGAGCGCAGCGGCATGACCACGGACGACGACGCCGTCAGCGAGATGAAGATGGGCCGCTACTGGAGCAAGGAGGAGCGCAAGCAGCACGTGGTGCGCGCCAAGGAGCAGCGGCAGCGGCGGGAGCACATGAAGCAGAGCCGCATCGACTGCCTGAAGGAGCAGAGCGCCGCCGAGGACCGCCGGGAGCCCAACATCCTGGAGCTCAGCCACaagaagatgatgaagaagagGAACAAGAAGATCTTCGACAACTGGATGACCATCCAGGAACTGCTGACGCACGGCACCAAGTCGCCCGACGGGACGCGGGTGTACAACTCGCTCCTGTCCGTCACCACCGTGTAG